A single window of Corallincola holothuriorum DNA harbors:
- a CDS encoding DUF2141 domain-containing protein — translation MFAGAGDIYVALVDRTNFDAPNQASHQLKLTPTKTQRSHGSIRFSFENVAVGSYAIKTFLDENGNGELDMGMFGPQEPWAIFQPASSSWGAPDFEEVKFLLDSSMSNIELLLE, via the coding sequence ATGTTTGCTGGTGCAGGTGATATTTATGTCGCGCTGGTAGATAGAACCAACTTTGACGCACCGAACCAAGCATCACATCAGCTAAAGCTCACCCCGACAAAAACACAGCGTTCACACGGTTCAATAAGATTCAGCTTTGAGAATGTGGCGGTAGGGAGCTACGCCATCAAAACCTTCCTTGATGAAAATGGAAATGGTGAATTAGACATGGGGATGTTCGGCCCACAAGAGCCCTGGGCAATTTTTCAACCTGCAAGTTCCAGTTGGGGCGCACCAGACTTTGAAGAAGTGAAGTTCCTATTAGATAGTTCTATGAGCAATATTGAGCTGCTGCTGGAATAA
- a CDS encoding DUF2061 domain-containing protein, with translation MIKTITFAVMHFSVAFAVAYLLTGDIIVGGLVALVEPAVNTVAYYFHEKIWIRIKRQQANKMLPAVEGI, from the coding sequence ATGATTAAAACAATCACTTTTGCTGTAATGCACTTTAGCGTGGCTTTTGCCGTAGCTTATTTACTAACAGGTGACATCATTGTCGGCGGCTTAGTCGCCTTAGTGGAACCAGCGGTAAACACTGTGGCTTACTACTTTCATGAAAAGATCTGGATACGCATCAAGCGTCAGCAAGCGAACAAGATGTTGCCAGCGGTAGAGGGGATATAA
- a CDS encoding DUF4250 domain-containing protein, with product MDPDLLYSLINMKLRNDYSSLARLCQAMDINEAALITKLSSAGYQYQSAQNQFRPT from the coding sequence ATGGACCCGGATCTGCTGTATAGCTTGATCAATATGAAATTAAGGAATGATTATTCTTCGCTAGCCAGGTTATGCCAAGCGATGGATATAAACGAAGCGGCTCTCATAACAAAGCTCTCTTCTGCCGGTTACCAGTATCAGTCAGCGCAGAACCAATTTCGGCCGACATAA
- a CDS encoding glycerophosphodiester phosphodiesterase family protein, with product MRLVTVASALLLGLVSITVTCWANAAVKPQIEPPIVKDPDNPIVVNVPPQFSRLNGNVQLGPRPFFLLDDMAQSPLKEKLKRCKRGVFHPSKFSIGHRGAPMQFPEHTRESYVAAAKMGAGIVECDVTFTQDRELVCRHSQCDLHSTTNILATPLADKCAVPPLFDVDGKLANAADIQCCTSDITLAEFKSLQGKMDAANLDATSIEEYMNATADWRTDIYTGPGTLLTHAESIVLLDSLNVDFTPELKSPSVPMPFEGDYTQQQYASQMINEYVAAGIHPKRVWPQSFNYADVIYWINQHSEFSQQAVLLDGVYDTHVSQAKMQQWVDQGVRVLAPPMWMLLDVNAEGAIVPSQYALNAQAVGLKLITWKLERSGLLKDNGGWYYQSLNGDTGGLDVIHRDGDTLEVLHVLANDVGVIGVFSDWPATTTFYANCMGK from the coding sequence ATGCGTTTAGTGACAGTGGCTTCGGCCCTGCTCCTTGGTTTGGTCTCTATAACCGTAACATGTTGGGCCAATGCAGCTGTTAAGCCACAGATTGAGCCACCTATCGTCAAAGATCCTGATAACCCCATCGTTGTTAACGTGCCGCCGCAGTTCAGCCGCTTAAACGGCAACGTGCAGTTAGGGCCTCGTCCATTCTTTCTGCTGGATGATATGGCGCAGAGTCCATTGAAAGAGAAATTGAAGCGGTGTAAACGGGGTGTTTTTCACCCTTCTAAGTTTTCTATCGGCCACCGTGGTGCACCGATGCAGTTTCCCGAGCACACCCGAGAGTCTTATGTGGCCGCAGCAAAAATGGGAGCGGGGATCGTTGAGTGTGACGTGACCTTTACTCAAGACCGTGAGCTGGTATGTCGCCATTCTCAGTGTGATCTGCATAGCACCACCAATATTCTAGCGACACCGTTAGCCGATAAGTGTGCCGTACCGCCTCTGTTTGATGTTGATGGTAAGCTGGCGAACGCTGCGGATATTCAATGTTGTACCAGTGATATAACGCTTGCCGAGTTTAAATCTCTGCAGGGTAAAATGGATGCTGCCAACCTTGATGCCACCAGTATTGAGGAGTATATGAATGCCACCGCGGATTGGCGTACTGACATTTATACCGGTCCAGGCACGCTTCTAACCCATGCAGAAAGCATTGTATTGTTAGACTCACTGAATGTTGATTTCACTCCTGAGCTTAAGTCTCCCTCAGTGCCAATGCCATTTGAAGGTGATTATACGCAGCAGCAATATGCTTCACAGATGATCAACGAATATGTGGCTGCAGGGATTCATCCTAAGCGAGTCTGGCCACAGTCGTTTAACTACGCCGATGTGATCTATTGGATTAACCAACACAGTGAGTTTAGTCAGCAAGCGGTGCTGCTAGATGGCGTCTACGATACCCATGTTAGTCAAGCTAAGATGCAGCAATGGGTAGATCAGGGTGTGCGCGTGTTGGCACCGCCAATGTGGATGTTGCTTGATGTGAATGCTGAGGGAGCGATTGTACCGTCACAATACGCATTGAACGCGCAAGCCGTGGGGCTCAAGCTCATTACTTGGAAATTGGAGCGTTCGGGGTTGTTGAAAGACAATGGTGGTTGGTATTACCAATCCCTCAATGGTGACACGGGCGGGTTAGATGTGATCCATCGCGATGGCGATACTTTGGAAGTGTTGCACGTGTTGGCGAATGATGTAGGTGTGATAGGTGTCTTTTCTGACTGGCCAGCCACGACAACTTTCTACGCTAATTGTATGGGGAAATAG
- a CDS encoding DUF805 domain-containing protein: MSWFLAALKKYATFAGRARRCEYWYFALFYLLTVIVAVVIDAVIGIPIFTVVTMLGLIIPSISVTVRRLHDTGRSGWWYWIVLVPMVGGIILLIFMLIDSAEGENDFGPNPKVATAP, translated from the coding sequence ATGAGTTGGTTTCTTGCCGCACTTAAGAAGTATGCAACTTTTGCAGGACGTGCGCGTCGTTGTGAGTATTGGTACTTTGCCCTGTTTTATCTCCTGACTGTTATCGTGGCTGTTGTTATTGATGCCGTGATCGGGATTCCAATTTTCACTGTTGTGACTATGCTCGGTTTGATCATTCCTAGCATCTCAGTCACTGTGCGTCGTCTGCATGACACTGGTCGCTCCGGCTGGTGGTACTGGATTGTTTTGGTGCCTATGGTTGGCGGTATCATCCTGTTAATCTTCATGCTGATTGACAGCGCTGAAGGTGAGAATGATTTCGGTCCAAACCCTAAGGTAGCTACAGCGCCTTAA
- a CDS encoding GNAT family N-acetyltransferase, whose translation MTTRIETPRLIMREFTLEDVEAVFEFGTHAEVSRYTGDAGDMTTLADAEQVIRDVWLAEYQQYGYARYALVHKADNRVIGFCGLKYMPQFNAPDIGYRMLPEYWGQGIGLEAVAATLTYAKNQLGINHIVGEVVTENHASSKILMRLGFKHTEQYEKLGFTINRYDYKTQ comes from the coding sequence ATGACCACGCGGATCGAAACACCACGGTTAATCATGCGAGAGTTCACCCTTGAGGATGTCGAGGCGGTATTCGAGTTTGGCACTCATGCTGAAGTCTCGCGCTATACCGGCGATGCGGGAGATATGACAACCTTGGCGGATGCTGAGCAGGTGATCCGTGATGTCTGGCTCGCAGAGTACCAACAATATGGCTACGCCCGTTATGCCCTGGTACATAAGGCGGATAATCGAGTTATCGGCTTCTGTGGCCTGAAATATATGCCACAGTTCAATGCACCAGACATCGGCTATCGCATGCTGCCGGAATATTGGGGGCAAGGCATAGGTTTAGAAGCGGTTGCAGCCACCCTCACCTACGCCAAAAACCAACTCGGCATCAACCACATCGTAGGAGAGGTCGTTACCGAGAACCATGCTTCCAGTAAGATTCTCATGCGCCTTGGCTTCAAACATACTGAGCAGTATGAAAAGTTAGGGTTCACCATCAATCGCTATGACTATAAGACGCAATAA
- a CDS encoding zf-TFIIB domain-containing protein, with the protein MKCTSCKQGNLVPSFIDGLFRAHTCNHCEGNWLLIEDYVSWKEQHPDHPFASNASLEAEDSKTALFCPVSGTIMRKFKLSADTAHRIDYSAAVGGVWLDKGEWELLKKEGLAGSLNSVLTQQWQRSIQQQSSQQTFAELYREKFGEAGYQKAKELRAWLSEQPNKADLRAYLLAEDPYCAEK; encoded by the coding sequence ATGAAGTGTACTAGCTGTAAACAAGGCAATTTAGTGCCCAGTTTTATCGACGGCCTATTCCGCGCTCATACCTGTAACCATTGCGAAGGTAATTGGCTACTCATCGAAGACTACGTCAGCTGGAAAGAGCAACATCCTGATCACCCATTTGCATCTAATGCATCTTTAGAAGCGGAAGACAGTAAAACAGCCCTCTTCTGCCCTGTCTCGGGCACCATCATGCGCAAGTTCAAATTATCCGCTGACACTGCCCACCGCATTGACTACAGCGCTGCTGTTGGTGGTGTTTGGCTAGATAAAGGCGAATGGGAACTGCTGAAAAAAGAGGGGCTGGCAGGCTCACTGAATAGCGTACTGACCCAACAATGGCAGCGCTCTATTCAGCAACAAAGCAGTCAGCAAACCTTTGCCGAGCTTTATCGAGAAAAATTTGGTGAAGCCGGTTACCAAAAAGCAAAAGAGCTCCGCGCCTGGCTCAGCGAACAACCTAACAAAGCCGATCTACGTGCTTATCTGTTAGCTGAAGACCCTTACTGCGCAGAAAAATAG
- a CDS encoding DUF3192 domain-containing protein — protein MNKDNRILGKIVIAGLLVYGLGVYSWDKVMGSYPENMDWEDRQVYNRNYINSLSLDTPILQSTIIEELGAPDIAEAITFEDYTYQVVFYRTQHVSSDAKTTKDECTPLLFKNGELVAFGEGTYKRYIDAL, from the coding sequence ATGAACAAAGACAATCGCATACTTGGAAAAATCGTCATTGCTGGCCTACTGGTTTACGGGCTGGGTGTGTATTCCTGGGATAAAGTGATGGGCAGTTATCCTGAAAATATGGATTGGGAAGACCGGCAGGTTTATAACCGTAATTATATAAACAGTCTCAGCCTAGACACACCAATACTACAATCCACAATCATTGAGGAGCTTGGCGCACCGGATATCGCAGAGGCGATCACGTTCGAAGACTATACCTATCAAGTTGTATTCTACCGTACCCAACATGTCAGCTCGGACGCCAAAACGACCAAGGATGAATGCACGCCTTTGTTGTTTAAAAATGGTGAGTTGGTCGCATTCGGTGAGGGGACTTATAAGCGTTATATCGATGCGTTGTAG
- a CDS encoding MmcQ/YjbR family DNA-binding protein, translating to MIKKHWNTVICDGSVPQGELSRMIDNSFSLVVATLPKKQQIGLLAD from the coding sequence ATGATTAAAAAGCATTGGAATACCGTGATATGCGACGGCAGTGTACCGCAAGGTGAGCTGTCTAGAATGATTGATAACTCATTCAGTTTAGTCGTCGCGACCTTGCCTAAGAAGCAGCAAATTGGGTTATTGGCTGACTGA
- a CDS encoding recombinase family protein: MFCYSYARVSSRHQVDKHGITRQVKAARVWAERNGHELIEISDKGLSAYTGKHTQKGNLGKFIAAVGAGEIPAGSILIVEALDRLSRQDILTQLNQFINLLDNDIEIVTLSDGMHFTKKSVGDNWAELIISIAMMVKGNDESKLKGQRIKSARENSHNKADQGQHIITRQVPFWCEIKNNTVIENHHAAAVRRMFELSLEGKGAITIARKLNEESVPCYTGARKSKHNWNMQKVHRVLKNPATYGLFVPEGDYQEKENYYPQVISKTDFMTVQGLIEKRRKNKVKSASPNNLFSGVLKCQCGSHYSFGTSKTGRFEGSQRFLKCNRKTFGEKCENPRLWYFPFEKLMLSSVLELQYHKQAGTIDETIAMKAEIERLEQQNQNLVDLIIAGNGSELMAKKSKEIEEAISKIKWDIFTYRHKKSISPNLAYKQDEIVEIQDLKNADLRESVQNQILSVVEEVIVFPEHFKVNLSNGLTYEITPKEKNSSKLANKSLTSNKRLF; the protein is encoded by the coding sequence ATGTTTTGCTACTCATATGCTCGTGTTTCTAGCCGCCACCAAGTGGATAAACATGGCATTACTCGACAGGTCAAAGCAGCGCGAGTATGGGCTGAGCGTAATGGGCATGAGTTGATAGAGATATCAGATAAAGGCTTAAGTGCGTATACAGGTAAGCATACCCAAAAAGGAAACCTTGGAAAGTTTATTGCGGCAGTAGGTGCAGGCGAAATTCCTGCAGGCTCAATCTTAATAGTTGAAGCATTAGACAGACTATCTAGGCAAGATATTCTTACCCAACTTAATCAGTTCATTAACCTTCTCGACAATGATATAGAAATTGTCACTCTATCAGACGGTATGCACTTTACCAAAAAGTCAGTTGGAGATAACTGGGCTGAGTTAATTATAAGTATTGCGATGATGGTAAAAGGTAATGATGAAAGTAAACTTAAAGGGCAACGAATAAAGTCTGCTAGAGAGAACAGCCACAATAAGGCTGACCAGGGTCAGCATATTATTACTAGGCAAGTTCCTTTTTGGTGCGAAATTAAAAATAACACCGTAATTGAAAATCACCACGCTGCAGCTGTGAGAAGAATGTTTGAACTATCACTCGAAGGAAAAGGGGCTATCACTATTGCCAGAAAACTGAACGAAGAATCTGTACCTTGCTATACTGGGGCTAGAAAATCGAAACATAACTGGAATATGCAGAAGGTTCATCGAGTATTAAAAAACCCTGCCACTTACGGACTATTTGTACCGGAAGGCGATTATCAAGAAAAAGAAAATTACTACCCACAGGTTATATCAAAAACGGATTTTATGACGGTTCAAGGGCTTATAGAAAAACGTAGAAAAAATAAGGTCAAAAGTGCTTCTCCAAATAACCTATTCAGCGGCGTATTAAAATGCCAATGTGGTTCACATTATTCTTTTGGCACATCAAAAACTGGTCGATTTGAAGGAAGCCAGAGGTTTCTAAAATGCAACCGTAAAACTTTTGGTGAAAAGTGTGAAAATCCGAGGCTTTGGTACTTCCCTTTTGAAAAATTAATGCTTAGTTCTGTGTTAGAACTCCAATATCACAAACAAGCCGGCACAATTGATGAAACCATTGCAATGAAGGCAGAAATTGAAAGATTAGAACAACAAAACCAAAACCTTGTCGACCTTATTATTGCAGGCAATGGCTCTGAATTAATGGCAAAAAAATCGAAAGAGATTGAAGAAGCAATATCTAAAATTAAGTGGGATATTTTTACATATCGCCATAAGAAGTCTATTTCACCAAACTTGGCATATAAACAAGATGAAATTGTAGAAATTCAAGATTTAAAAAATGCTGATTTACGTGAAAGCGTTCAAAACCAAATTCTATCAGTAGTAGAAGAAGTAATAGTATTTCCAGAGCACTTTAAAGTGAACCTATCAAATGGACTTACTTATGAAATAACCCCTAAAGAAAAAAATAGCAGCAAGTTGGCAAATAAAAGCCTCACTTCAAACAAAAGATTGTTTTAA
- a CDS encoding tyrosine-type recombinase/integrase, which produces MAKQAGILTNAEFKRTLAVAKAGKHGERNAMALCLSFYAGLRAKEISSIKIGDVFTNKQEVVSLANLTKEQTKGSKSRTFAVNSKLAVALRTYHEQMDLAQYDSSEPLLRSQKGKAITPNSMTCILIKLYKDAGLEKKSGHSGRRSFLTNLADKGVGIHILKELAGHQNIQTTARYLATSPTKLLNAAELL; this is translated from the coding sequence ATGGCAAAACAAGCAGGCATATTAACTAACGCAGAATTTAAGCGTACTTTGGCAGTAGCAAAGGCTGGTAAGCACGGAGAGCGCAACGCTATGGCGCTTTGTTTATCTTTTTATGCTGGACTTCGCGCTAAAGAAATTAGCAGTATTAAAATTGGTGACGTGTTTACCAATAAGCAAGAAGTTGTGTCACTTGCCAATTTAACCAAAGAGCAAACCAAAGGCTCTAAATCGCGCACGTTTGCCGTTAACAGTAAATTAGCCGTAGCATTACGCACTTACCATGAGCAAATGGACTTAGCACAATATGACAGCAGCGAGCCGCTACTACGCAGTCAAAAAGGCAAAGCAATTACGCCAAACTCTATGACTTGTATCTTAATTAAACTATATAAAGACGCTGGACTTGAGAAAAAGTCTGGTCATAGCGGTAGACGTTCATTTTTAACCAACTTAGCCGACAAAGGCGTTGGCATTCACATTTTGAAAGAGTTGGCTGGACACCAAAATATCCAAACTACGGCTAGGTACTTGGCTACCTCGCCAACTAAATTATTGAATGCGGCAGAATTACTTTAA
- a CDS encoding DNA methyltransferase: MNEAAPTLELFDDREYVYKKFLPKINHIKTDFPPINEWDIPSTIKDLSYLTHSDYRYYGKFPSVVAGQLLEQYKPPTSKHYVLDNFCGSGTTLVEAKLRGIDSYGLDISWLSMIASNVKANVISTSEVRTCLSDLISWFENNKELYTAPDDNFVQKWFSNEAARDLKVIQTFIFNLPSSDVKDFLLVAYIGIVRRVSKAYDGEVRPHINKDKKQREVISAFSKKVSDMCVDHDLFNQSVNKETKAEAVLGDNLNLPERFNDKHCHLVISHPPYLNSFNYAPVFSLEFYWGDVFEEQYSQGNKKVYKQEMKAHPANESITEKYFNHLKKCYEETYKIQEKGAYLAVVIGDCTRKGELIPVVDKTIEIVESIGYSLHELNYRTTHYGLGKYAYKHRADYHGAHEEKRDGIIVFKK; this comes from the coding sequence ATGAATGAAGCAGCGCCAACGCTGGAGTTATTTGACGACCGCGAATACGTTTACAAAAAATTTCTTCCTAAAATAAACCACATAAAAACTGATTTTCCTCCAATTAACGAATGGGATATTCCTTCTACCATAAAAGATCTGTCTTACCTTACGCACAGTGACTATCGCTATTACGGCAAATTCCCTTCGGTAGTTGCAGGTCAACTTTTAGAGCAGTATAAGCCACCAACTAGCAAACACTACGTGTTAGATAATTTTTGTGGTTCGGGTACAACTTTGGTGGAAGCAAAATTAAGAGGGATTGACTCATATGGACTAGATATCAGTTGGTTATCAATGATTGCTTCAAATGTGAAAGCAAACGTAATAAGCACAAGCGAAGTTAGAACTTGCTTATCGGACTTAATCTCTTGGTTTGAAAATAACAAAGAGTTATATACTGCACCTGATGATAACTTTGTACAAAAATGGTTTTCAAACGAAGCCGCTAGAGATTTGAAAGTCATTCAAACTTTTATTTTTAACCTTCCATCTTCAGATGTTAAAGACTTTTTGTTGGTGGCTTACATAGGCATCGTTCGTAGAGTATCCAAAGCATATGACGGTGAAGTACGTCCCCATATCAATAAAGACAAAAAACAAAGAGAAGTGATTTCTGCTTTCTCAAAAAAAGTTAGTGATATGTGCGTTGACCATGATTTGTTTAATCAAAGTGTTAATAAGGAAACAAAGGCGGAAGCCGTTTTAGGTGATAATCTCAATTTACCAGAACGATTTAATGATAAACATTGTCACTTAGTTATCAGTCATCCACCATACCTTAATAGTTTTAATTATGCTCCAGTGTTTAGTTTAGAGTTTTACTGGGGCGACGTGTTCGAAGAGCAATATAGCCAAGGAAACAAAAAGGTTTATAAGCAAGAAATGAAGGCTCACCCAGCGAATGAGTCTATTACAGAGAAATACTTTAATCATCTTAAAAAATGTTACGAAGAAACATATAAAATACAAGAAAAAGGAGCATATCTTGCTGTTGTTATTGGAGATTGCACCAGAAAAGGTGAGTTAATTCCTGTGGTGGATAAAACGATAGAAATTGTTGAAAGTATTGGGTATTCGCTACACGAATTAAACTACAGAACAACTCACTACGGTTTAGGAAAGTACGCTTATAAGCACCGTGCTGATTATCACGGTGCTCACGAAGAAAAAAGAGATGGGATTATAGTATTTAAGAAGTAG
- a CDS encoding helix-turn-helix domain-containing protein, which produces MVLIVPIKCQILAYVIMNDAHTLTITQVFGIKLKTLRKSRGLSQQELAKLANLDRSYIGGVERGDRNISLVNISNLAKALNINIDELFKDIYG; this is translated from the coding sequence ATGGTACTTATAGTCCCTATTAAGTGCCAAATCCTCGCGTATGTGATTATGAATGACGCCCACACTTTAACTATCACTCAAGTATTCGGAATTAAACTTAAAACCCTTCGAAAATCTAGAGGTTTATCTCAACAAGAGTTAGCCAAACTAGCAAATCTAGATAGAAGTTATATCGGTGGTGTCGAGCGAGGAGACAGGAATATAAGCCTTGTAAATATAAGTAATTTGGCTAAGGCACTAAACATTAACATTGACGAATTATTTAAGGATATTTATGGCTAA
- a CDS encoding DUF6641 family protein yields the protein MTKLLNQLTITAKPEKTKLSPIEKRQQKLIAKLTEQQEMAKCLLEGVEFTAYKFKSITDPETHIKNRVKVPKRIRPWFYQIKDSYFLEIKYGSKSLELAKGKTAITVSEKENLPDVIATVINAVKNSELDAQLNAIQAPARKAK from the coding sequence ATGACAAAACTACTTAACCAACTCACAATCACCGCTAAACCAGAAAAAACTAAACTTTCACCAATCGAAAAGCGGCAACAAAAACTTATCGCGAAACTTACCGAACAGCAGGAAATGGCAAAGTGCCTGTTAGAAGGTGTTGAGTTTACCGCTTATAAATTCAAGTCCATCACAGACCCAGAAACACATATCAAAAACAGAGTAAAAGTGCCTAAGCGCATTCGTCCTTGGTTTTATCAAATCAAAGACAGTTATTTTTTAGAAATAAAATACGGTAGCAAATCACTTGAACTGGCTAAAGGTAAAACGGCTATCACTGTCAGTGAAAAAGAAAATCTACCCGATGTTATTGCTACCGTAATCAATGCAGTTAAAAACTCAGAACTAGATGCACAACTTAACGCTATCCAAGCACCAGCACGGAAAGCAAAGTAA
- a CDS encoding MmcQ/YjbR family DNA-binding protein — MDFSKLQNYLLNKPETTEGFPFGDDVHVFKVKNKMFALIGWRDDLMMINLKCDPDEAVALRDIFPAITAGYHMDKKHWVSVYFDGTVPDGEVERLIDNSFNLVVSKMTKKDQASINIHL; from the coding sequence ATGGACTTTAGTAAACTTCAAAACTACTTACTCAATAAGCCGGAAACAACAGAAGGTTTTCCATTTGGTGATGATGTCCATGTGTTCAAAGTAAAAAATAAGATGTTTGCATTGATTGGCTGGCGTGATGACTTAATGATGATAAATCTAAAATGTGACCCTGACGAAGCCGTGGCATTGAGAGATATTTTCCCCGCAATAACCGCAGGTTATCACATGGACAAAAAGCACTGGGTTTCAGTATATTTTGATGGAACAGTTCCAGATGGTGAGGTTGAACGATTAATTGATAATTCATTTAACCTTGTTGTTAGTAAAATGACAAAGAAAGACCAAGCATCTATCAATATACACTTATGA
- a CDS encoding MmcQ/YjbR family DNA-binding protein — MANLDQPKALRQYLLAKPDVTESFPFGDDVAVFKVRNKMFALFGIEEGVVRLNLKCDPDEACALRDIYPSVIPGYHMNKCI; from the coding sequence TTGGCAAACCTGGACCAACCGAAAGCGCTTCGCCAATACCTATTGGCGAAGCCAGATGTAACCGAGTCATTTCCATTTGGCGATGATGTCGCCGTGTTCAAAGTGCGCAACAAGATGTTTGCTCTGTTTGGCATCGAAGAGGGCGTGGTGAGATTAAATTTGAAATGCGATCCCGACGAAGCCTGCGCATTGCGGGATATCTACCCCTCGGTGATCCCGGGATACCATATGAATAAATGCATATAA
- a CDS encoding CPCC family cysteine-rich protein, producing MTRNADQATCPQLLMQCPCCDYFTLDQRDRYEICPVCYWEDEPLLDEREASSANLGMALADARINFLAIGACYPSMKKHVLAESKRSMFQHIQRPVVVPKERFSS from the coding sequence ATGACTCGTAATGCCGACCAAGCGACATGCCCGCAGTTGCTTATGCAGTGTCCCTGCTGTGATTACTTTACTCTCGACCAACGTGATCGATATGAGATCTGCCCCGTCTGTTATTGGGAAGATGAACCATTACTTGATGAGCGTGAAGCGTCATCAGCTAATCTGGGAATGGCACTGGCTGATGCACGGATTAATTTTCTTGCCATCGGCGCCTGTTACCCGTCAATGAAAAAACATGTACTAGCGGAAAGCAAACGCAGCATGTTCCAGCATATACAGCGCCCAGTGGTGGTACCCAAAGAGCGATTTAGCAGCTAG
- a CDS encoding GFA family protein, with product MYGQCLCGAIAFEVSSPTKWSAHCHCSRCRQAHGAAFVTWFGVSAQQVKLMHEDNTLRWFDSSENAQRGFCSTCGSTLFFRSERWPGELHIALAAMQEPIDRPVSAHVYFDSHVPWLTDTDALPKYGGDSGTEPLSQSEEERR from the coding sequence ATGTACGGACAATGTTTATGTGGTGCTATTGCGTTTGAGGTGTCGTCGCCCACCAAGTGGAGCGCACATTGCCATTGTAGCCGCTGTCGTCAGGCGCATGGCGCAGCCTTTGTGACCTGGTTTGGCGTATCTGCGCAGCAAGTTAAGTTGATGCATGAAGACAATACGCTGCGTTGGTTTGATTCTTCCGAAAATGCCCAGCGCGGCTTCTGTAGTACCTGCGGTAGTACACTCTTTTTTCGTTCCGAACGTTGGCCCGGTGAGTTACACATCGCTCTGGCGGCAATGCAAGAGCCGATAGACCGCCCGGTCAGCGCCCATGTCTATTTTGATTCTCATGTTCCCTGGCTCACCGATACCGATGCGCTGCCAAAATATGGCGGTGACAGTGGTACTGAGCCCTTATCTCAATCAGAGGAGGAGAGACGCTGA